Part of the Streptomyces sp. NBC_00457 genome, GCCTCCCGGAGCCGACCCGCTGTCGTGGCCGCCAACAGGGCGAGCCCGCAAGCGAGATGGACCGGCACCGTCCACGCGTCCGGCAGCGCGGGGCGCAGTGCGCCGCCGACCGCGGCGACGACGAGCAGGCCCGAAGTGAGTGCTAGTCCCTTCGCCTGCTTCTCGCTCGGCGCCTGCGAGGCCGCGCCGAGTGCGAGGGTCGCGGCCAGGAGGAGGAGCGCCGCCGCACGGGCGGCGGCGCTCGGGCCGGTGGCCGTCCAGCACAGCCAGCCGGCCGTCATGACGCTCCAGCCGCCGAGGCCGTACGCGCCGCCGAGGGCGACGAGACGTACGGGCCTGGCGCTCGCCCGGAGCGCGACAACCGTGTCGGACCCGGCCGTCGCGAGGAGCGCGGCCGTGATCGTGAACCAACTCGCGTCGACCGCGATGGCCCAGAGGAACAGGGGGAGTTGGGCCGTCGTCAGCGCGGCGGCAAGGGGCAGACGCATCTCACGCGTGCGTGGCAGGGACCCGTACGCCGCCCAGAGGCCCGCCAGCAGCGCCGCTGACGCCGCCGCGAACCTCGTGCCGTCGGCCCCCGCGAAGGCGACCTCGTACAGCGCGTAGGCGTCCAGCACCGTCAGCGCCAGTCCCAGGCCCGCCACCGACTCGGCCGTGGAGCGCAGCCCTCGCTTCAGCAGGGGCAGCGGTGCGGCGAGGACGGCCGCCGTGACCGCGGCGAGTACGAGTGCCCGCCCGGTGACTCCCAGGTGCTGCCAGCTGACCAGCGTGAACGCCGTCGCGGCGAGGGTGAGCAGGATGCCGCCGAGCAGCAGGAGGACGTTCTGGACCCGCGGGGCGGTGGCCTCGGGGCGCGGCGGTGCGGCGGGCGGCTGCTGGGCCGGGTGCAGCGTGGCGACCAGCCAGGCCCTGCGAGCCAGCAACTGCGCCCGGCGGGCGTCCAGTTGCCACAGCTCCCAGTCGAGGAGCCGCAGTTCCTCGGCCGGCGGTGGGATGTGCGTCATGTCTTGGAGTGTGGTCCGCGTCACGTCGTACGGCATGAGTGCGGATACTCAGAACGTACTCAGATGTGTTCACCTCGTGCCCATGACCGGGGCAGACTCGGAGTATGGACTGGTCCCATTACCGCTTCCGCAGCGTGTGGGTCCTGCGCGCGCCGCCCGCCGCCGTGTACACCGCGCTGGAGCGGGCCGAGGACTACCCCGACTGGTGGCCGCAGGTCCGGCAGGTCGACGCGATCGACGACGTCAGCGGCATCGTCAGGGTGCGGTCCGTGCTGCCGTACGAGCTGACCTTCACCGCGCGTGAGGTGGTGCGGGACCGTGCGGCCGGGGTGCTGGAGATCGAGATGTCCGGTGACCTGGACGGCTGGGCGCGCTGGACGGTCCGTGCGCACGGCGCGGGTACCCACGCCCGCTACGACCAGGTCGTCGATGTGAGCAAGCCGCTGCTCAGACGCTTCGCCGTGCCGGGGCGGCCGGTCTTCCGGGCCAACCACCGGCTGATGATGCGGGCCGGACGGCGGGGGCTGGCGGCCTACTTGGAAGCAGTTTGATGGAAACCCGCGGGGACCTGTATTGTTCAGTCCGTTCCCGGGCGATTAGCTCAGTGGGAGAGCGCTTCGTTCACACCGAAGAGGTCACTG contains:
- a CDS encoding SRPBCC family protein, which gives rise to MDWSHYRFRSVWVLRAPPAAVYTALERAEDYPDWWPQVRQVDAIDDVSGIVRVRSVLPYELTFTAREVVRDRAAGVLEIEMSGDLDGWARWTVRAHGAGTHARYDQVVDVSKPLLRRFAVPGRPVFRANHRLMMRAGRRGLAAYLEAV